One Verrucomicrobiaceae bacterium genomic window carries:
- a CDS encoding DoxX family protein, giving the protein MSEGSHAHKCCSNLAPAYAHLLLRLWVGLRLFMAGLDKFRWGNGPTTTFALENYEKKSAPIAKLMTENSFLPESMCQSFASVIGYILLPVGLWVIVGLFAELGLLAAGLVFLMLGFGLSALPDDNEMVTNIGLSIGLTALALMTAHAKKFSLDGILRGKKKAACAE; this is encoded by the coding sequence ATGTCTGAAGGCTCCCACGCTCACAAATGCTGCTCCAATCTCGCTCCAGCTTACGCCCACCTCCTGCTGCGTCTCTGGGTCGGTCTGCGTCTTTTCATGGCTGGACTGGACAAGTTCCGCTGGGGCAACGGCCCGACGACCACCTTTGCGCTGGAAAACTACGAGAAAAAGTCCGCCCCCATCGCCAAGCTGATGACTGAAAACTCCTTCCTCCCGGAGTCCATGTGCCAATCCTTTGCCTCCGTGATCGGCTACATCCTCCTGCCCGTCGGCCTGTGGGTCATCGTCGGCCTTTTCGCCGAGCTGGGTCTCCTCGCTGCTGGTCTGGTCTTCCTCATGCTGGGCTTTGGTCTCTCCGCACTGCCAGATGACAATGAAATGGTCACCAACATCGGCCTTTCCATCGGTCTGACCGCTTTGGCGCTCATGACGGCCCACGCCAAGAAATTCTCCCTCGACGGCATCCTACGCGGCAAGAAGAAAGCAGCATGCGCGGAGTAA
- a CDS encoding transposase, with product MQSQYDILFEDRSTTAGPTARTGSRSSSKTSASTRSACRTFWATEASFRFIMVAYNLMSLFRHFGLNSHNQATLATLRSYCFAIGGWVRQHARKRVLKLSLPGKKRPWMDAIFRQIEARPPPFAYSIA from the coding sequence ATACAGTCTCAATATGACATTCTTTTTGAGGACCGGTCTACAACAGCCGGGCCGACTGCGAGAACAGGATCAAGGAGCTCAAGCAAGACTTCGGCCTCGACGCGTTCTGCCTGCAGGACTTTTTGGGCCACGGAGGCCTCGTTCCGCTTCATCATGGTAGCATACAATCTGATGAGTCTGTTCCGGCATTTTGGACTCAACAGTCACAATCAAGCCACCTTGGCGACGCTGCGATCCTATTGCTTTGCAATAGGCGGTTGGGTCAGACAACACGCTCGAAAGCGAGTGCTCAAGCTCTCACTGCCTGGCAAAAAACGTCCCTGGATGGACGCTATCTTCCGCCAAATCGAGGCTCGCCCACCACCGTTCGCTTACTCAATTGCATAA
- a CDS encoding acyl-CoA thioesterase: MAHRFTCSERVQFSDTDLAGIVHFSNFFRYMERVEHAFFRSLGFSIVDPAHMGEERVGWPRVHASCDYMAPLHFEEEFECELLVEEVRSKVIRHLVRFWKKDGVLAAEGRVTAACVRRDPATGKMKAIEIPTRFREKIEPAPHELLKRPERHV, encoded by the coding sequence ATGGCCCACCGCTTCACCTGCTCCGAGCGCGTTCAGTTTTCCGACACCGATTTGGCGGGGATTGTGCATTTCTCGAACTTCTTTCGCTATATGGAGCGTGTCGAGCATGCCTTCTTTCGGAGCCTGGGCTTTTCCATTGTCGATCCTGCCCACATGGGGGAGGAGCGTGTCGGGTGGCCCCGTGTTCATGCCTCTTGCGACTACATGGCTCCACTGCATTTCGAGGAGGAGTTCGAGTGCGAGCTGCTCGTCGAGGAAGTCCGCTCCAAGGTGATCCGCCACCTCGTGCGTTTTTGGAAAAAGGATGGCGTGCTCGCCGCAGAAGGCCGCGTCACCGCTGCCTGTGTGCGCCGAGATCCCGCCACGGGCAAAATGAAGGCGATCGAGATCCCCACTCGCTTCCGCGAAAAGATCGAGCCCGCTCCGCATGAGCTGCTGAAGCGGCCCGAGCGCCATGTCTGA
- a CDS encoding Gfo/Idh/MocA family oxidoreductase, whose amino-acid sequence MNTTPAPLSRYLDRRGFIRTAALTGSAVHLVTSKTAIAQQTAAGRTIKCALIGCGAQGKALRIASKDVPGIQWVAMCDIWKYSIAQTRGGFLTENKHQVDGQIQIYEDVEEMLTKQTDIEAVFIATPDFLHAPISRLCLSKGKQVYCEKMMSNSIEGALDMAKAGKEFGGQVFQIGHQRHSSPRYINLRENIIKKGLLGRVTHCYAQWNRGVSGSTPLAPVKNYDIDQGVLSKHGYNNFFEYRNWRFFAKYGGGPLSDLGAHQIDMFNWMYEATPVSVIATGGVDYYDGKDGRPQYELPDNMMCLYEFQTKMGLLRAYYQVLTTTGSQGAYEKHMGIQGTAIISELETNGNQLYAEPGANLDDIALQADAPIFKAQEKAKNKFWEHPRDWEKPKPPSYGAVSLADARESKALSQWELAGKMKFKSHGHHINNFIEAVQAKNPAHVTCPVDMAYRSCVTVLKAYEAAKTGSKYIFKPEDFAI is encoded by the coding sequence ATGAATACCACGCCCGCCCCCCTTTCCCGCTACCTTGATCGCCGCGGCTTCATCCGCACCGCCGCGCTCACAGGCAGCGCCGTCCATCTCGTCACCAGCAAGACCGCCATCGCCCAGCAGACCGCCGCAGGCCGCACCATCAAGTGCGCCCTCATCGGCTGCGGAGCTCAAGGTAAGGCGCTGCGAATCGCCTCCAAAGACGTCCCCGGCATCCAGTGGGTCGCCATGTGCGACATTTGGAAGTACTCCATCGCCCAAACTCGCGGTGGCTTCCTCACCGAAAACAAACATCAGGTCGATGGGCAGATCCAGATCTACGAAGACGTCGAGGAAATGCTCACCAAGCAGACCGACATCGAGGCTGTTTTCATCGCCACGCCGGACTTCCTGCACGCGCCCATCTCCCGCCTCTGCCTCTCCAAAGGCAAACAGGTCTATTGCGAGAAAATGATGTCCAACAGCATCGAAGGCGCACTCGACATGGCCAAAGCAGGCAAAGAATTCGGCGGTCAGGTCTTCCAGATCGGCCACCAGCGCCACAGCAGCCCCCGCTACATCAATCTGCGGGAAAACATCATCAAAAAGGGCCTCCTCGGTCGTGTCACTCACTGCTACGCCCAGTGGAACCGCGGCGTCTCCGGCTCCACACCCCTCGCCCCGGTCAAAAACTACGACATCGACCAGGGCGTGCTCAGCAAGCACGGTTACAACAACTTCTTTGAGTACCGTAACTGGCGCTTCTTCGCCAAATACGGCGGAGGCCCTCTCTCCGACCTCGGAGCCCACCAGATCGACATGTTCAACTGGATGTACGAAGCCACCCCCGTCTCCGTCATCGCCACTGGCGGTGTGGACTACTACGACGGCAAGGATGGCCGCCCGCAGTACGAACTGCCGGACAACATGATGTGCCTCTATGAGTTCCAGACCAAAATGGGCCTCCTCCGCGCCTACTACCAGGTGCTGACCACCACCGGCTCCCAGGGGGCCTATGAAAAGCACATGGGTATCCAGGGCACCGCCATCATCTCCGAACTCGAAACCAACGGCAACCAGCTCTACGCCGAACCCGGTGCCAACTTGGACGACATCGCCCTTCAGGCCGATGCGCCCATCTTCAAAGCGCAGGAAAAGGCCAAAAACAAATTCTGGGAGCACCCACGTGACTGGGAAAAGCCCAAGCCCCCGTCCTACGGTGCCGTCAGCCTCGCCGACGCCCGCGAGAGCAAGGCACTCTCCCAGTGGGAACTCGCTGGAAAGATGAAGTTCAAATCCCACGGCCATCACATCAACAACTTCATCGAAGCCGTGCAGGCCAAAAACCCCGCCCATGTCACCTGCCCGGTCGATATGGCCTACCGCTCCTGCGTCACCGTCCTCAAAGCCTACGAAGCCGCCAAAACCGGCTCCAAATACATCTTCAAGCCCGAGGACTTCGCCATCTGA
- a CDS encoding sulfatase-like hydrolase/transferase, with the protein MKSILLLLALTLTATLLPAADAPPNIVMVISDDHLWSDYGFMGHPTVQTPHLDRLAAESLTFKRGYVTSSLCCPSLATIITGQYPHQHLVTSNDPPLVPGEGKGKAKKKKGPQAANPAFEAGREKMSQFLEAAGTLPSQLKEKGYLSLQTGKWWQKHYSRGGFTHGMTEGGRHGDKGLDIGRKTMQPIYDFIGEAKKQQKPFLVWYAPMMPHDPHTPPDRLLAKYKDKVPNLHVAKYYAMVEWFDETCGELVKHIDDQGLKENTIIVYVTDNGWITNPQTGRYADKSKQSQYDGGLRTPIMIRWPSKVKPRMHDGLAQSIDLAPTLLKAAGLAPTAKMHGIDLLDDAAVTGRRAIFGECFTHNYISMENPAQSSLRWRWIIDGHDKLIIPNIANQPKDIPELYDLNADPTEEKNLAQEQRDKVLRLAEKLDAWWTP; encoded by the coding sequence ATGAAGTCCATTCTCCTGCTCCTCGCACTCACACTCACCGCGACGCTCCTACCGGCTGCGGATGCACCGCCCAACATCGTCATGGTCATCTCTGACGATCATCTATGGAGCGATTACGGCTTCATGGGGCATCCCACGGTGCAGACGCCACACCTGGACCGACTCGCCGCCGAGAGCCTGACCTTCAAGCGTGGCTACGTCACGAGCAGCCTTTGCTGCCCCAGCCTCGCCACCATCATCACTGGCCAGTATCCGCATCAGCACCTCGTCACTAGCAACGATCCGCCGCTGGTGCCCGGAGAGGGCAAGGGCAAAGCGAAGAAGAAAAAAGGCCCGCAAGCCGCCAATCCCGCCTTTGAGGCCGGACGGGAAAAAATGAGCCAATTCCTCGAAGCCGCAGGCACCCTGCCCTCCCAGCTCAAAGAAAAAGGCTACCTCAGCCTCCAGACAGGCAAATGGTGGCAAAAGCACTACTCACGCGGTGGCTTCACCCACGGCATGACCGAGGGCGGACGCCATGGAGACAAGGGACTCGACATCGGCCGCAAGACCATGCAGCCCATCTATGACTTCATCGGCGAGGCAAAGAAGCAGCAAAAGCCCTTCCTCGTCTGGTATGCGCCCATGATGCCGCATGATCCACACACGCCACCAGACCGCCTGCTCGCGAAATACAAAGACAAAGTCCCCAACCTCCACGTCGCTAAATACTACGCCATGGTCGAGTGGTTTGATGAAACCTGCGGCGAGCTCGTGAAGCACATCGACGACCAGGGCCTCAAAGAGAACACCATCATCGTCTATGTCACCGACAACGGCTGGATCACCAATCCACAGACAGGCCGCTACGCCGATAAATCCAAGCAAAGCCAATACGACGGCGGCCTGCGCACCCCCATCATGATCCGCTGGCCCAGCAAAGTGAAGCCCCGCATGCACGATGGCCTCGCTCAGAGCATCGACCTCGCCCCCACGCTGCTCAAAGCCGCCGGACTCGCTCCTACAGCTAAAATGCACGGCATCGACCTCCTCGATGACGCGGCGGTCACAGGTCGCCGCGCCATTTTCGGCGAGTGCTTCACGCACAACTACATCAGCATGGAAAACCCCGCCCAGAGCAGCCTACGCTGGCGCTGGATCATCGACGGCCATGACAAGCTGATCATCCCAAACATCGCCAACCAGCCCAAAGACATCCCCGAGCTCTACGACCTCAACGCCGATCCCACCGAGGAAAAAAACCTCGCTCAAGAGCAGCGTGATAAAGTACTGCGCCTCGCCGAAAAGCTCGACGCATGGTGGACGCCATAG
- a CDS encoding DUF971 domain-containing protein produces the protein MLAPTRIELIGSEVALAWSDGAEQFIPMESLRAASPSAENTGERDLLGRQIGGTDQKHFPGVMVRDWRMIGGYAIQFDFSDGHNTGLYTFDYLRALT, from the coding sequence ATGTTGGCACCTACACGCATCGAACTCATCGGCTCTGAAGTCGCTCTCGCTTGGAGCGATGGCGCAGAGCAGTTCATCCCGATGGAGAGCCTCCGTGCGGCCTCCCCGAGTGCAGAGAATACGGGGGAGCGTGATCTGCTGGGTCGCCAGATCGGTGGCACGGATCAGAAGCACTTCCCCGGCGTCATGGTGCGTGATTGGCGCATGATCGGTGGCTATGCCATTCAGTTCGATTTCAGCGATGGGCATAATACGGGGCTCTACACCTTCGATTACTTGCGTGCTTTGACCTGA
- a CDS encoding right-handed parallel beta-helix repeat-containing protein: protein MSLFALSSAHALSSAELQRFLDEALKSEKGSEVVIPPGRHELEKPLVIRDAHKLLIAGLDADTTILLPKTTAFELHGKCESVLIRKLTIEGGTTALVADDVTGLRVERCFFPNQSAACITLKNAAESQIQDCTLRDGGGSSGILLEKCREVQVRHLFIARMQAAVQLKDSKNCRVEQNDFLSCAEAVIGQLGGHRVADNESR from the coding sequence ATGTCCCTTTTCGCTCTGAGCTCGGCGCATGCGCTGAGCTCGGCGGAGCTTCAGCGCTTTCTGGATGAGGCGTTGAAGTCCGAAAAGGGCAGTGAGGTGGTGATCCCGCCTGGGCGGCATGAATTGGAGAAGCCGCTGGTGATCCGTGATGCGCATAAGCTGCTCATCGCCGGACTGGATGCCGATACCACCATCCTCTTGCCCAAAACCACCGCCTTTGAGCTGCACGGGAAGTGTGAGTCCGTGCTCATCCGTAAATTGACCATCGAGGGCGGCACCACCGCTCTGGTGGCGGATGATGTGACCGGACTGCGTGTGGAGCGCTGCTTTTTTCCGAATCAAAGCGCCGCCTGCATCACACTGAAGAACGCTGCGGAGTCCCAGATCCAGGACTGCACGCTGCGTGATGGCGGTGGCAGCAGCGGCATCCTGCTGGAAAAATGCCGTGAGGTGCAGGTGCGGCATCTCTTCATCGCTCGGATGCAGGCGGCGGTGCAGCTCAAAGACTCCAAAAACTGCCGTGTGGAGCAAAATGACTTCCTGAGCTGCGCCGAAGCTGTGATCGGTCAACTAGGCGGACACCGCGTGGCGGACAATGAATCGCGGTGA
- a CDS encoding SWIB/MDM2 domain-containing protein → MATKSTSKKPAAKAAKPKAKRKVNPALMKPVQPDDVLAAVVGSAPLARGPLTKKIWDYIKKNGLQDQKNKRNINADAKLKAVFNGKATVTMFEMTKLVNKHIK, encoded by the coding sequence ATGGCCACCAAATCCACCTCTAAGAAGCCGGCCGCCAAAGCCGCTAAACCCAAAGCAAAACGTAAAGTGAACCCCGCGCTGATGAAGCCGGTCCAGCCCGATGATGTGCTGGCCGCTGTTGTCGGCTCCGCTCCTCTTGCACGCGGTCCCCTGACCAAGAAAATCTGGGACTACATCAAGAAGAACGGTCTCCAGGACCAGAAGAACAAGCGCAATATCAACGCGGACGCCAAACTCAAGGCTGTGTTCAATGGCAAAGCTACTGTGACGATGTTTGAGATGACCAAGCTGGTGAATAAGCACATCAAATAA
- a CDS encoding zinc ribbon domain-containing protein, whose amino-acid sequence MPTYIYETIPQTEGEAPKRFEVRQSMKDAPFTHHPDNGTPVRRVPIGGTGMMGGGTSSSPAPRGGGGCGSGCGCH is encoded by the coding sequence ATGCCAACCTACATCTACGAAACCATCCCCCAAACTGAAGGCGAAGCCCCCAAGCGCTTCGAAGTGCGTCAGAGCATGAAAGACGCCCCCTTCACGCACCACCCGGACAATGGCACCCCCGTCCGCCGTGTCCCCATTGGTGGCACGGGTATGATGGGCGGTGGGACTAGCAGCTCACCCGCCCCACGTGGTGGTGGTGGCTGCGGTAGTGGCTGCGGGTGCCATTAA
- a CDS encoding choice-of-anchor E domain-containing protein: protein MKKQLKTSLATILLILAFSASSKADTVSGGSGTFSALWANATGSNYTNSFTYNLFDSNLGTLNSVEFCLVTEGTGDWSAEFGPGSTPPQLDITMFGGQTINVDGGSAWLTAGFVPVIDNYDIADSVTVLNVTTPFSIMSPTNGPSFAWSDSTVYNLPNTSLFIGTGTASATFTADALISYISTPAEAVALEGHNYDWSSLWEVKYHYTPVPEPGSAILLGVSSLALLRRRRGKTL from the coding sequence ATGAAGAAACAGCTAAAAACATCGCTAGCCACAATTCTGCTAATTTTGGCATTTTCTGCGTCTTCTAAGGCGGATACGGTTTCTGGCGGTAGTGGTACCTTCAGCGCCCTTTGGGCGAATGCAACCGGGTCGAACTATACCAACAGCTTTACCTATAACCTTTTCGATTCGAATCTAGGAACCCTGAACAGCGTGGAGTTCTGCCTTGTAACGGAGGGAACCGGGGACTGGTCGGCAGAATTCGGGCCAGGCTCAACGCCTCCGCAACTCGATATTACGATGTTCGGTGGGCAAACCATCAATGTGGATGGGGGGAGCGCTTGGTTGACTGCTGGGTTTGTGCCGGTGATCGACAATTATGACATTGCAGACTCTGTCACGGTCTTGAACGTCACCACTCCTTTCAGCATTATGTCGCCCACGAATGGCCCCTCCTTTGCATGGTCGGACTCGACGGTGTATAACCTGCCGAATACCTCTCTCTTCATCGGCACGGGCACGGCTTCTGCCACATTTACTGCGGATGCTCTTATTAGCTATATTTCGACTCCCGCTGAGGCTGTGGCGCTTGAAGGTCACAACTACGATTGGTCCAGTCTGTGGGAGGTGAAGTACCATTACACACCGGTGCCAGAGCCGGGCTCTGCGATTCTGCTCGGTGTCTCTAGCCTCGCACTGCTCCGCAGGCGTCGTGGAAAGACTTTGTGA
- a CDS encoding 4-hydroxy-tetrahydrodipicolinate reductase: MPTLLITGCNGRMGQALIRAADSQNVPVNAAIDLGDSLPDALAKCDTVIDFTSHHFCDELLGECLRQNKRLVIGTTGHTNAQLAAIREASAKLPIVFASNYSVGVNTLFWLTRKACELLGPDFDLEVVEMHHRMKKDSPSGTARTLVEVLMDVRGLQYDEDCRHGRFGDVGARTPKEIGVHAIRGGDVVGDHTVIFANTGERVELTHKASSRDTFANGAVRAAVWLDGQKPGLYSMQDVLGLK, translated from the coding sequence ATGCCCACACTCCTCATCACTGGCTGCAATGGCCGCATGGGTCAGGCGCTGATCCGCGCGGCTGATTCTCAAAATGTCCCTGTGAATGCCGCGATCGACCTCGGGGATTCGTTGCCAGATGCCTTGGCGAAATGCGATACGGTGATCGACTTCACCTCCCACCATTTTTGTGATGAGCTGCTGGGCGAGTGCCTGCGGCAGAATAAGCGCCTGGTCATCGGCACCACGGGCCATACGAATGCGCAGCTCGCAGCGATCCGTGAGGCATCGGCAAAGCTGCCCATCGTCTTCGCATCGAATTACAGCGTGGGTGTAAACACGCTCTTCTGGCTCACGCGGAAGGCCTGTGAGCTGCTGGGGCCGGATTTTGACCTGGAAGTGGTGGAGATGCATCACCGCATGAAAAAGGACTCTCCCAGTGGCACCGCGCGGACGCTGGTGGAGGTGCTGATGGATGTGCGTGGCCTGCAATATGATGAAGACTGCCGCCATGGCCGATTCGGCGATGTGGGAGCCCGTACACCGAAGGAAATCGGCGTGCACGCCATCCGTGGCGGGGACGTGGTGGGTGATCACACCGTGATTTTTGCCAATACAGGCGAGCGAGTGGAGCTGACGCACAAAGCCAGCTCACGCGATACCTTTGCCAATGGTGCCGTGCGTGCGGCTGTGTGGCTGGATGGGCAAAAACCAGGCCTCTACAGCATGCAGGACGTGCTGGGGCTGAAGTGA
- a CDS encoding transposase: MNSFLLTFAIVGSAGEHDNKRARELCAGLLEGEVVVFDKAYVDFAHLHDLDLRGVQWVTRAKDNFYYRVLRNLPVINGCGIVKDQIVKLTATKWKPFSGLSVRRVEAWVEVEGEKRLMVFISNNNTNWSPRSVCDLTQSPPHGSCGLLVPRRLSRSPPGCSVLPRPLGHQGVLQAGEADAQARRLFGSQRQRDSLAGVDGAAGVCAAALRRAHEPVGPQLHAALRGVERGDVGTARSAWRFTKLWDSRWQFQDARQPAYLVVARV, encoded by the coding sequence TTGAACAGCTTCCTGCTCACCTTCGCCATCGTGGGCAGCGCCGGCGAGCACGACAACAAGCGCGCCCGCGAGCTATGCGCTGGTCTGTTGGAGGGCGAGGTGGTCGTCTTTGACAAGGCTTACGTGGATTTCGCCCACCTGCATGATCTCGATTTGCGCGGCGTGCAGTGGGTCACCCGCGCCAAGGACAACTTTTACTACCGCGTCCTGCGCAACCTGCCAGTGATCAATGGCTGCGGCATTGTGAAGGATCAGATCGTCAAGCTCACCGCGACAAAGTGGAAGCCGTTCTCCGGATTGAGCGTGCGGCGGGTCGAGGCCTGGGTGGAGGTAGAGGGTGAGAAGCGCCTGATGGTCTTCATCAGCAACAACAACACCAACTGGAGTCCTCGCAGCGTCTGCGACTTGACTCAGTCGCCGCCTCACGGCTCCTGCGGGCTGCTCGTTCCTCGCCGTCTATCTCGCAGCCCGCCGGGCTGCTCGGTTCTACCGCGCCCGCTGGGACATCAAGGTGTTCTTCAAGCAGGTGAAGCAGACGCTCAAGCTCGGCGACTTTTTGGGTCACAACGCCAACGCGATTCGCTGGCAGGTGTGGACGGCGCTGCTGGTGTATGTGCTGCTGCGCTTCGCCGCGCACATGAGCCTGTGGGGCCACAGCTTCACGCGGCTCTTCGTGGTGTAGAGCGCGGCGATGTGGGAACGGCTCGATCTGCTTGGCGTTTTACAAAGCTATGGGACAGCAGGTGGCAGTTTCAAGATGCTCGGCAGCCCGCATACCTCGTGGTTGCCAGGGTTTGA
- a CDS encoding IS630 family transposase yields the protein MARPCITLNLENATLEEVCVAMDCSPTKKGFRRLQALRWLYEGKSREQVADLSGFSLRQVLRFIQAFNLAGLDGLIPGRSSGRRRILPKEQVSDKILPLIEDPSLAGQSHWTAVKLHGWIKQNLQTQLGYSTTVRYLHEHDYRLKVPRPWPLNQDEDKRQAFCQKLQRWVADPSVDLWFSDESGFEGDPRPRRTWTKIGKVRHSPYLGEHIRYNVFGAVRPKDGRLGALLFNLCDSVTFQVFLDTLAEENPHVAGRRAILVLDNASWHKTKSLNWHHFEPEYLPPRSPDLNAIERLWLRMKADWFNGWIAKTSEQLQDRIIESLRSLFDQPSILQSQCRPKTRL from the coding sequence GTGGCCCGCCCGTGCATCACACTCAATCTCGAAAACGCGACCTTGGAAGAGGTCTGCGTGGCGATGGATTGCTCACCCACGAAGAAGGGCTTTCGTCGGCTTCAAGCGCTGCGCTGGCTTTATGAAGGCAAGAGCCGCGAGCAAGTCGCTGACCTCTCAGGCTTCAGCCTGCGGCAGGTTTTGCGCTTCATCCAAGCCTTCAATCTCGCCGGCCTTGATGGTCTCATTCCCGGGCGTAGCAGCGGGCGTCGCCGCATCCTGCCCAAGGAACAGGTGAGCGATAAAATCCTACCTCTCATCGAAGATCCCTCACTGGCCGGACAAAGCCACTGGACCGCTGTGAAATTGCACGGCTGGATCAAGCAGAACCTGCAAACGCAACTCGGCTACAGCACCACCGTGCGCTATCTCCACGAGCACGATTACCGCCTCAAAGTTCCGCGCCCTTGGCCGCTCAATCAGGATGAGGACAAGCGCCAAGCCTTCTGCCAAAAGCTCCAGCGCTGGGTGGCCGATCCGAGCGTCGACTTGTGGTTCAGCGACGAAAGCGGCTTTGAAGGCGATCCGCGCCCGCGCCGTACCTGGACCAAGATCGGCAAGGTGCGCCACTCACCTTATCTCGGCGAGCACATCCGCTACAATGTGTTTGGCGCAGTGCGGCCCAAAGATGGACGTCTCGGCGCACTGCTCTTCAACCTGTGCGACAGCGTCACTTTTCAGGTGTTCCTTGACACTCTAGCTGAGGAGAATCCGCACGTGGCAGGACGCCGCGCCATCCTGGTGCTCGACAACGCCTCATGGCACAAGACCAAGAGTCTTAACTGGCACCACTTTGAGCCCGAGTATCTGCCACCACGCTCGCCCGATCTCAACGCCATCGAACGCTTGTGGCTGCGCATGAAGGCCGACTGGTTCAACGGCTGGATCGCCAAGACTTCCGAGCAACTTCAGGACCGTATCATCGAGTCCCTACGCTCTTTGTTCGACCAGCCATCCATCCTTCAGTCCCAGTGCCGCCCAAAGACGCGTTTATGA
- a CDS encoding class I SAM-dependent methyltransferase, with translation MPSTPTSSASYALLDSGGFQKLERFGPVVLSRPCAQAVWQPTLPKHEWQQATATFFRDGGNQWRGRDRLPESWSIDVDGSRFQLSSTDFGHLGIFPEQRDQWLRIREVCTAYSKKHARPARVLNLFAYSGGSTLAAAHAGAEVCHVDASKGMVDWARQNAALNALQQHPIRWIVDDVTKFLERELRRERRYDLIILDPPSYGRGAKGEVFKIENDLPPLLALLAKLLSEEPLGVLLSCHTPELTPIALHHLLKQSFAQKSGHLDHGEMQLRGAPHVLPVPSGSFCWWTA, from the coding sequence ATGCCCTCCACTCCTACCTCATCTGCCTCCTATGCCCTGCTCGATAGCGGCGGCTTTCAGAAACTCGAGCGCTTCGGCCCCGTGGTGCTCTCACGCCCCTGTGCGCAGGCCGTCTGGCAGCCCACCCTGCCAAAGCATGAGTGGCAGCAGGCCACCGCCACCTTTTTCCGCGATGGCGGCAATCAATGGCGCGGGCGAGATCGCCTGCCGGAATCCTGGAGCATCGACGTCGATGGCAGCCGCTTTCAGCTCAGCAGCACCGACTTCGGCCACCTGGGCATCTTCCCAGAGCAGCGTGATCAGTGGCTACGCATCCGCGAGGTCTGCACCGCCTACTCCAAGAAGCACGCCCGCCCTGCCCGCGTGCTCAATCTCTTCGCCTACTCCGGTGGCAGCACCCTCGCCGCCGCACACGCAGGCGCAGAGGTCTGCCATGTCGATGCCTCCAAGGGCATGGTGGACTGGGCACGCCAAAACGCCGCGCTCAATGCCCTCCAGCAGCACCCCATCCGCTGGATCGTCGATGACGTGACCAAATTCCTCGAGCGGGAGCTGCGCCGCGAGCGCCGCTATGACCTCATCATCCTCGACCCGCCTAGTTACGGCCGTGGAGCCAAAGGAGAAGTCTTCAAAATCGAAAACGACCTCCCACCGCTGCTCGCCCTACTGGCCAAACTACTCTCCGAAGAGCCCCTCGGCGTCCTCCTCTCCTGCCACACCCCCGAGCTGACCCCCATCGCCCTCCATCACCTCCTGAAGCAGAGCTTCGCCCAAAAAAGCGGCCACCTCGACCACGGCGAAATGCAGCTCCGCGGCGCACCCCACGTCCTCCCCGTCCCCAGCGGCAGCTTTTGCTGGTGGACGGCCTAG
- a CDS encoding DUF4372 domain-containing protein, whose product MPPSHHINVLGQILKLIPRSIISTAARETGVDAKARTFSALSLLGTMIFAQLVHALSRNDICDWLRLKTRAIAAFGLTPPSRNNLSYANKERDALFTELVFWRTLEHLHHCDASFGSQRPGGGSRAPLHRFKVRIHAVDSTVMELVANCMGWARHRRSKAAAKMHLSLSLSFEQLPAHLRHRGQRRRARQQARPRAMRWSVGGRGGRL is encoded by the coding sequence ATGCCACCCAGCCACCACATCAACGTTCTCGGCCAGATACTCAAGCTCATACCGCGCAGTATCATCAGCACCGCCGCCAGGGAGACCGGCGTGGATGCCAAGGCGCGAACCTTCAGTGCCCTGAGCCTCCTCGGCACGATGATCTTCGCCCAGCTCGTCCACGCTCTGAGCCGCAACGACATCTGCGACTGGTTGCGGCTCAAGACCCGCGCCATCGCCGCCTTCGGCCTCACCCCGCCCTCGCGCAACAACCTCTCCTACGCCAACAAGGAGCGCGACGCACTCTTCACCGAGCTGGTCTTCTGGCGCACGCTGGAACATCTGCACCATTGCGATGCGAGCTTTGGCTCCCAGCGGCCAGGCGGCGGTTCACGCGCTCCGCTTCACCGTTTCAAAGTGAGGATACATGCCGTCGATTCCACCGTGATGGAGCTGGTGGCCAACTGCATGGGTTGGGCCAGACACCGCCGCAGCAAGGCCGCCGCCAAGATGCACCTGAGCTTGAGCTTGAGCTTTGAACAGCTTCCTGCTCACCTTCGCCATCGTGGGCAGCGCCGGCGAGCACGACAACAAGCGCGCCCGCGAGCTATGCGCTGGTCTGTTGGAGGGCGAGGTGGTCGTCTTTGA